Proteins encoded in a region of the Mycobacterium branderi genome:
- a CDS encoding adenylate/guanylate cyclase domain-containing protein: MTAADSACPACGTALSVNAKFCHECGSPLTARTGAAEYKQVTVLFADVVRSMDIAAAVGAERLREIMTALVHRASTVVRRYGGTVDKFTGDGIMAIFGAPVSLEDHAVRACAAALEIQGEARHLAAEVEAKDALALQLRIGLNSGEVIAGEIGSGAMGYTAVGVHVGMAQRMESAAPPGGVMLSASTARLAENVAVLADPELVTIKGAADPVSARRLVALAAPRERIGPHASTLVGREWELAALTAMLNRSTTGHGCVAAVVGPPGIGKSRIVAETSSVADSQGVQVFWTYCESHTSEVAFHAVTRLLRAVLGTADLDDATARATVRSQLPDADPADLVLLDDLLGIRDPATDLADIAPDARRRRLTALMITAALTRSTPRVYVIEDAHWIDQASESMLADFLAVVPRTRSLVLITYRPEYSGELTRAPAGQVIALAPLDDSQTLVLIEELLGSDPSVAALADQIAERVAGNPFFAEQIIRDLADRGVVTGGPGAYVCVDEHGEVHVPASLHAAIAARIDRLDATAKRTLNAAAVIGSFDAELLTTVGADPNLETLVKAELVDQVKFSPCAEYAFRHPLIRSVAYESQLKSDRAELHRKLAAAIEQTDENASLIAEHLEAAGDLHEAFSWHMRAGTWLRAYRDIAAAWTSWQRARRIADRLPADDPDRAAMRIAPRARLCATAWRAGGDIADTGFDELRTMAAEADDKVSLAIGMAGQIQALTGHERFHEASQLSGELEPLLESIADPSLTVALLWMALTPKMRVGEVTECVRLAQRVIDLADGDFHMGDLIIETPLIWALMTQAVARACLGQPAWKHQMQQAAAICREVQPGGRAVFDLLVYNFGTLHGLLRNDTPLLQDSAETLNRAEQRGDDFALTAARLLRGLILAQSEEPQRSDGFHLLAMARHAILEKRFMMGEVHAIELETAKQRARTGDHDGATEILRALVDHEIATGSLIYRGAAVAALVETLLQRGTQADLQEAQSAIERLAAVPVEPGFVLYDVALLRLRALLAKARGDDGTYRDFVDRYRAMATSLGFEGHIAVAEAM; the protein is encoded by the coding sequence CGACGGTCGTGCGGCGCTACGGCGGCACCGTCGACAAATTCACCGGCGACGGGATCATGGCGATCTTCGGGGCCCCGGTGTCCTTGGAGGACCATGCTGTTCGTGCCTGTGCAGCTGCCCTGGAAATCCAGGGAGAAGCCAGGCACTTAGCCGCCGAGGTGGAGGCGAAAGATGCTCTGGCGCTGCAGCTGCGAATAGGTCTGAACTCCGGCGAGGTGATTGCCGGTGAGATCGGTTCGGGTGCTATGGGTTACACCGCGGTGGGAGTTCACGTCGGTATGGCTCAGCGGATGGAATCCGCGGCGCCTCCCGGCGGCGTGATGCTCAGTGCGTCCACTGCGCGGCTCGCCGAGAACGTCGCCGTCCTCGCGGACCCAGAACTGGTAACCATCAAGGGCGCCGCCGATCCGGTGTCGGCACGCCGACTTGTGGCACTGGCGGCACCCCGCGAGCGTATTGGTCCGCACGCCTCGACACTGGTGGGCCGCGAGTGGGAACTTGCCGCTCTGACGGCGATGCTGAATCGTTCGACAACAGGCCATGGCTGTGTCGCCGCGGTAGTCGGTCCGCCCGGCATCGGCAAGAGCCGCATCGTCGCCGAAACGAGCTCCGTTGCGGATAGCCAGGGCGTGCAAGTCTTTTGGACATACTGCGAGTCTCATACCAGCGAGGTCGCATTCCACGCGGTGACCCGGCTACTGCGGGCGGTGTTGGGAACGGCGGATCTCGACGATGCGACGGCGCGGGCCACGGTTCGAAGCCAACTGCCGGATGCCGATCCCGCGGATCTTGTACTCCTCGACGACCTGCTCGGCATCCGCGATCCTGCAACCGATCTGGCTGATATCGCGCCCGATGCTCGTCGGCGCAGGCTGACGGCGCTGATGATTACGGCCGCGTTGACCCGCTCGACACCGCGTGTCTACGTTATCGAGGACGCGCACTGGATCGATCAGGCGAGCGAATCCATGCTTGCCGATTTCCTCGCGGTGGTTCCGCGGACTCGCTCACTGGTACTGATCACATACCGGCCCGAATACAGCGGCGAGCTCACTAGGGCCCCGGCCGGGCAAGTGATTGCGCTTGCCCCACTGGACGATTCGCAAACTTTGGTGTTGATCGAGGAGTTACTGGGGTCGGACCCTTCGGTTGCCGCACTGGCCGACCAGATCGCTGAGCGGGTCGCCGGAAACCCGTTTTTCGCCGAGCAGATCATCCGTGATCTTGCCGATCGAGGCGTGGTCACCGGCGGGCCCGGGGCATATGTATGTGTGGATGAGCACGGCGAAGTGCACGTGCCGGCCAGCCTGCATGCGGCCATAGCCGCGCGGATCGACCGCCTGGACGCGACAGCGAAACGCACCCTGAACGCAGCCGCGGTGATCGGGTCGTTCGATGCGGAGCTTCTCACCACGGTGGGCGCTGATCCGAACCTCGAAACGCTGGTCAAGGCAGAGCTTGTCGACCAGGTCAAGTTCAGCCCGTGCGCCGAGTATGCATTTCGCCATCCGCTCATCCGCTCGGTGGCCTACGAATCACAGCTCAAATCGGACCGTGCCGAGTTGCACCGAAAGTTGGCCGCAGCCATCGAGCAGACCGACGAAAATGCGTCACTGATTGCCGAGCATCTTGAAGCCGCCGGGGACCTACACGAAGCGTTCAGTTGGCACATGCGTGCCGGCACGTGGTTGCGGGCGTACCGCGACATTGCTGCGGCCTGGACCAGCTGGCAGCGAGCACGCCGGATAGCCGACCGGCTGCCCGCCGACGATCCCGATCGCGCCGCAATGCGCATCGCACCCCGGGCCCGGCTGTGCGCAACCGCCTGGCGCGCAGGAGGCGACATCGCCGACACCGGATTCGACGAACTCCGGACCATGGCTGCCGAGGCTGATGACAAAGTGTCACTTGCAATCGGTATGGCCGGCCAAATACAGGCACTCACTGGCCACGAGCGCTTTCACGAAGCGTCGCAGCTGTCCGGCGAACTCGAACCATTGCTGGAGTCGATTGCCGACCCATCGCTGACGGTCGCACTGCTGTGGATGGCATTGACCCCAAAAATGAGAGTGGGCGAGGTAACCGAATGCGTGCGGTTGGCGCAGCGCGTGATTGACCTGGCCGACGGCGATTTCCACATGGGAGATCTCATCATCGAAACCCCGCTGATATGGGCGCTGATGACACAAGCCGTCGCACGGGCGTGTCTGGGGCAGCCGGCATGGAAGCACCAAATGCAACAGGCTGCGGCAATATGCCGCGAGGTCCAGCCCGGCGGCCGCGCCGTATTCGACTTGCTCGTCTACAACTTCGGGACACTGCATGGGCTGCTGCGCAACGACACCCCGCTCCTGCAGGACTCCGCGGAGACGCTCAACCGGGCGGAACAGCGCGGCGACGATTTCGCGTTGACGGCTGCCCGCCTTCTGCGTGGCCTCATCCTTGCTCAATCGGAAGAGCCGCAACGTAGCGATGGCTTCCACCTACTCGCCATGGCTCGTCATGCCATCTTGGAGAAGCGTTTCATGATGGGCGAGGTGCATGCGATCGAATTGGAAACTGCAAAGCAAAGGGCACGTACGGGAGATCATGACGGAGCTACCGAGATTCTGCGTGCCCTGGTCGACCACGAAATCGCCACTGGCTCACTGATTTATCGAGGAGCAGCAGTTGCCGCTTTAGTCGAGACATTGTTGCAACGCGGTACCCAAGCCGACCTACAGGAAGCGCAGTCGGCGATCGAGCGGTTGGCGGCGGTGCCCGTCGAGCCCGGTTTCGTGCTCTATGACGTGGCACTGCTACGACTGCGTGCGCTACTGGCAAAGGCCCGCGGCGACGACGGTACCTATCGCGATTTCGTCGATCGCTACCGGGCCATGGCCACATCGCTTGGCTTCGAAGGCCATATCGCAGTGGCCGAGGCGATGTAG
- a CDS encoding maleylpyruvate isomerase N-terminal domain-containing protein, whose amino-acid sequence MDTKPGRLHLAVCRRFGDPVRSADGKWDRPTPCNAWDARGVLEHVIGFHDVLLLRPLGLKPQRPRHDPQRRWELTVDRLKEALDREWVIDVPLPHLTRDVLVHTWDLARAVGADDRLDPGWCTMFFEGLPENSSGSGMFAAPVAVDDDADIQSKLLARLGRDPSWQPPNGHL is encoded by the coding sequence GTGGATACCAAACCCGGCCGGCTGCATTTGGCGGTGTGCCGACGCTTCGGTGACCCGGTCCGGTCGGCCGACGGGAAGTGGGACCGCCCAACCCCGTGCAACGCCTGGGACGCGCGCGGAGTGCTCGAGCATGTGATCGGCTTTCACGACGTGTTGCTGCTTCGGCCGCTCGGACTGAAGCCGCAGCGTCCCCGCCACGACCCACAGCGGCGCTGGGAGTTGACCGTCGACCGGTTGAAGGAGGCGTTGGACCGTGAGTGGGTCATCGACGTGCCATTGCCACACCTCACCCGAGACGTGCTGGTGCACACTTGGGATCTGGCGCGTGCAGTCGGCGCCGACGACCGGCTCGATCCCGGCTGGTGCACAATGTTTTTCGAGGGGCTGCCCGAAAACTCCAGTGGATCAGGGATGTTCGCCGCCCCTGTCGCCGTCGACGACGACGCGGACATCCAGTCGAAGCTGCTGGCCCGCCTTGGTCGCGACCCGTCCTGGCAACCGCCGAATGGCCACTTATGA
- a CDS encoding precorrin-2 C(20)-methyltransferase: MPRRGTLFGVGLGPGDPELVTVKAARVIGQADVVAYHSARHGRSIARGIASAYLRPGQIEEHLVYPVTTETTDHPGGYAGAIEDFYAEATARIAAHLDAGRDVALLAEGDPLFYSSYMHLHTRLTERFDAVIVPGVTSVSAASAAIGTPLVAGDEVLSVLPGTLPVPELARRLSEADAAVVLKLGRSYPAVREALSMSGQLDDALYVERASTASQRVLPAGTVDETSVPYFSLAMVPGGRRRESRCGGVAVVGLGPGRFDWMTPECRRELAAATDLIGYGPYLDRVPVRDGQRRHASDNTDEVMRARLACTLAEQGRAVAVVSSGDPGVFAMATAVLEEAKQWPGVSVRVIPAMTAAQAVASRVGAPLGHDYAVISLSDRLKPWDVIATRLSAAAAADMVLAIYNPASKSRTWQVAAMRDLLLEHRDPGTPVVIGRDVSGPDERVTVVRLADLDPADVDMRCLLIVGSSQTQWYADRVFTPRRYPS, translated from the coding sequence ATGCCTAGGCGGGGCACGCTTTTCGGCGTCGGTCTGGGACCCGGCGATCCTGAGCTGGTGACCGTCAAGGCCGCGCGGGTGATCGGGCAGGCGGACGTGGTGGCCTATCACAGTGCGCGGCACGGCCGCAGCATCGCCCGCGGGATCGCCTCGGCTTACCTGCGGCCCGGCCAGATTGAGGAACACCTGGTTTATCCGGTCACCACCGAGACCACCGATCATCCCGGCGGGTATGCCGGGGCGATCGAGGATTTCTACGCCGAAGCCACGGCCCGGATCGCCGCGCACCTGGACGCCGGGCGCGACGTGGCGCTGCTGGCCGAGGGCGATCCGCTGTTCTACAGCTCCTACATGCATCTGCACACCCGGTTGACCGAGCGGTTCGACGCGGTGATCGTGCCGGGGGTGACGTCGGTGAGCGCGGCGTCGGCGGCGATCGGGACACCGCTGGTGGCAGGCGACGAGGTGCTCTCGGTGCTGCCGGGCACGCTGCCGGTCCCCGAGCTGGCCCGCCGGCTTTCCGAGGCCGACGCCGCGGTGGTCTTGAAGCTGGGCCGCTCGTATCCTGCTGTCCGAGAAGCGCTTTCGATGTCGGGGCAACTCGACGATGCGTTGTACGTGGAGCGGGCCAGCACTGCGAGCCAACGGGTATTGCCCGCCGGTACGGTCGACGAGACCAGCGTGCCCTATTTCTCGCTGGCCATGGTGCCGGGCGGGCGACGCCGCGAGTCACGGTGCGGCGGCGTGGCGGTGGTGGGTCTGGGCCCCGGGCGGTTCGACTGGATGACGCCGGAATGCCGCCGCGAGCTGGCCGCGGCGACCGACCTGATCGGCTACGGCCCGTATCTGGATCGCGTACCGGTCCGGGACGGGCAGCGCCGTCATGCCAGCGACAACACCGACGAGGTCATGCGGGCCCGACTGGCGTGCACTTTGGCGGAGCAGGGCCGCGCGGTGGCGGTGGTGTCGTCGGGTGATCCCGGTGTGTTCGCGATGGCGACCGCTGTGCTGGAGGAGGCCAAGCAGTGGCCGGGCGTGTCGGTGCGGGTGATTCCGGCGATGACCGCGGCGCAGGCGGTGGCCAGCCGGGTCGGCGCGCCGCTGGGTCACGACTACGCGGTGATCTCGCTGTCGGACCGGCTCAAGCCGTGGGACGTCATCGCCACACGGCTTTCCGCCGCGGCCGCCGCCGACATGGTGCTGGCGATCTACAACCCGGCGTCGAAGAGCCGGACCTGGCAGGTCGCGGCGATGCGGGATCTGCTGCTGGAGCATCGCGATCCCGGCACCCCGGTGGTGATCGGCCGCGACGTGTCCGGACCGGACGAGCGGGTGACGGTGGTGCGGTTGGCCGATCTGGACCCGGCCGACGTCGACATGCGCTGTCTGCTGATCGTCGGCTCGTCGCAAACGCAGTGGTATGCGGATCGCGTGTTCACCCCGCGCCGATATCCTTCTTAG
- a CDS encoding precorrin-8X methylmutase has translation MLDYLRDAHEIYRQSFATIRAEADLTRFPADVEQVVVRLIHTCGQVDLAEHVAYTDDVVARAGAALAGGAPVLCDSSMVAAGITKAPGPVVSLVADPRAAKLAAERATTRSAAGVELWADRLGGAVVAIGNAPTALFRLLELVDEGAPVPAAVLGGPVGFVGSAQSKQELIERPRGMSYLVVRGRRGGSAMAAAAVNAIAAGNA, from the coding sequence GTGCTCGACTACCTGCGCGACGCCCACGAGATCTACCGGCAGTCGTTCGCGACCATCCGGGCCGAAGCGGACCTGACCCGGTTCCCCGCCGACGTCGAACAGGTGGTGGTGCGGCTGATCCACACCTGCGGCCAAGTCGACCTGGCCGAGCATGTGGCCTATACCGACGACGTGGTCGCCCGGGCCGGCGCAGCGCTGGCCGGCGGCGCCCCGGTGCTGTGCGACTCGTCGATGGTGGCCGCCGGGATCACCAAGGCGCCCGGACCGGTCGTGTCGCTGGTGGCCGACCCCCGCGCCGCGAAGCTTGCCGCCGAGCGGGCGACGACGCGCTCGGCTGCCGGAGTGGAGCTGTGGGCGGATCGACTGGGCGGGGCGGTGGTCGCGATCGGCAACGCGCCCACCGCGCTGTTTCGGTTACTCGAGCTCGTCGACGAGGGCGCGCCGGTGCCGGCCGCGGTGCTGGGCGGGCCGGTCGGCTTCGTCGGGTCTGCGCAGTCCAAGCAGGAGCTGATCGAGCGTCCGCGCGGCATGTCGTATCTGGTGGTGCGGGGCCGTCGCGGCGGTAGCGCGATGGCCGCCGCCGCCGTCAACGCGATCGCGGCCGGTAATGCCTAG
- the cobG gene encoding precorrin-3B synthase codes for MQRSRHTDACPGALQVHQAADGALARVRLPGGTISAAQLAALAAASSRFGSGTLELTARGNVQIRGITDTAAVAEAVAEAGLLPSATHERVRNVVASALSGRVGGAADVRGWVSELDAAIQAQPALASLPGRFWFSIDDGRGDVSGLGADVGVHVLEGGAALLLAGRDTGVRLEAGEVVDRLVAVAVRFVETRGKAWRVVELADPRVLVPGSGLGLRHTPVTTPPVGWISQDDGRVALGAVVPLGVLAARVAEYLAAIGAPLVVTPWRSVLICDLDEAVADAALRVLAPLGLVFDEASLWLLVSACTGSPGCAHSAADVRADAAAAVQAGEADIRRHFVGCERACGSPPVGQVLVATGDGYRLQTRP; via the coding sequence GTGCAGAGATCCCGCCACACCGATGCCTGTCCGGGTGCGCTGCAGGTGCATCAGGCGGCCGACGGCGCGCTGGCGCGGGTGCGGCTGCCCGGCGGGACGATCAGCGCCGCCCAGTTGGCGGCGCTGGCCGCCGCGTCCAGCAGGTTCGGCTCAGGCACACTCGAGCTGACCGCTCGCGGAAACGTGCAAATCCGCGGGATCACCGATACCGCGGCGGTCGCCGAGGCGGTGGCCGAGGCCGGCTTGCTGCCGTCGGCGACCCACGAGCGGGTCCGCAACGTCGTCGCGTCGGCGTTGTCCGGCCGGGTGGGCGGTGCGGCCGATGTGCGCGGGTGGGTCAGCGAGCTGGACGCCGCGATCCAGGCCCAACCGGCGCTGGCGTCGCTGCCGGGGCGGTTCTGGTTCAGCATCGACGACGGCCGTGGCGACGTGTCGGGGTTGGGCGCCGACGTCGGCGTGCACGTGCTCGAGGGCGGCGCGGCGCTGCTGCTGGCCGGCCGCGACACCGGTGTCCGGCTTGAGGCCGGCGAGGTTGTGGACAGACTGGTCGCGGTTGCGGTGCGGTTTGTCGAGACGCGCGGAAAGGCGTGGCGCGTAGTCGAATTGGCTGATCCGCGGGTGCTGGTGCCTGGCTCCGGACTCGGCTTGCGGCACACGCCCGTCACTACACCCCCAGTGGGCTGGATTTCGCAGGACGACGGCCGGGTGGCGCTGGGCGCCGTCGTGCCGCTGGGGGTTTTGGCGGCCCGCGTCGCGGAATATCTGGCCGCGATCGGGGCGCCGCTGGTGGTCACGCCGTGGCGCTCGGTGCTGATCTGCGACCTCGACGAGGCGGTGGCAGATGCGGCGCTGCGGGTGCTGGCACCGCTGGGCCTGGTGTTCGACGAGGCCTCGCTGTGGCTTTTGGTCAGCGCCTGCACCGGCAGCCCTGGCTGCGCGCATTCGGCCGCTGATGTGCGCGCCGACGCCGCCGCGGCAGTGCAGGCGGGCGAGGCGGACATCAGGCGGCATTTCGTCGGCTGTGAGCGGGCGTGCGGCAGCCCGCCCGTCGGCCAGGTGCTGGTCGCTACTGGCGACGGCTACCGGTTGCAGACCAGGCCTTAA
- a CDS encoding ABC transporter permease: MSIATAPIGTRVWARRKWEILRLASPVALVVLWQLGSAIGVIPEDVLPAPSLIAEAGVELLDNGQLADALQVSGTRVVEGLLLGGLVGIAVGSAVGLSRWFESTVDPPMQMLRALPHLGLIPLLILWFGIGELPKVLLVALGAAFPLYLNSFAAIRQVDPKLLEAAQVLGFSFWQRFGRIIVPSAAPLVLVGLRQSLAIAWLTLVVAEQINADKGIGFLINNARDFLRIDIIIFGLIVYALLGIVTDAIVRVFEHRALRYRQ, from the coding sequence GTGAGCATCGCAACAGCGCCGATCGGCACACGGGTGTGGGCGCGTCGCAAATGGGAAATTCTGCGCTTAGCGTCGCCCGTGGCGCTTGTGGTGCTCTGGCAGCTGGGTAGCGCCATCGGCGTCATACCCGAGGATGTGTTGCCCGCTCCCTCGCTGATCGCCGAGGCCGGCGTGGAACTGCTCGACAACGGGCAGCTCGCCGACGCGCTACAGGTGTCCGGAACGCGGGTCGTCGAGGGTCTGCTGCTGGGCGGGCTGGTCGGAATCGCCGTGGGCTCAGCGGTTGGCCTGTCCCGTTGGTTCGAGTCGACCGTCGACCCGCCCATGCAGATGCTGCGTGCGCTGCCGCATCTGGGACTGATCCCCCTGCTCATCCTGTGGTTCGGGATCGGCGAGCTGCCCAAAGTGCTGCTCGTTGCATTGGGTGCTGCTTTCCCGCTCTACCTCAACAGCTTTGCAGCGATTCGCCAGGTAGACCCGAAGCTGCTCGAAGCCGCTCAGGTGCTTGGCTTTTCGTTCTGGCAACGGTTCGGCCGGATCATCGTCCCCAGCGCAGCGCCCCTGGTGCTGGTGGGCTTGCGGCAATCGCTGGCGATCGCCTGGCTGACATTGGTTGTCGCCGAACAGATCAACGCCGACAAGGGGATCGGCTTTCTGATCAACAACGCCCGAGACTTCCTGCGCATCGACATCATCATCTTCGGACTGATCGTCTACGCGCTGCTTGGCATCGTCACCGACGCAATCGTCCGGGTCTTCGAACACCGCGCCCTGCGGTATCGACAGTGA
- a CDS encoding ABC transporter ATP-binding protein — protein sequence MTATLTASREDTDVAGQLRHVDKWYGNRHVLVDVSLQIRRGEIVALVGRSGSGKSTLLRVLAGLSTDHTGERMTAGAPALAFQEPRLFPWRDVRTNVGYGLTRTRLSAPQIRQRAERALADVGLADRADAWPLTLSGGQAQRVSLARALVAEPQLLLLDEPFGALDALTRLTMHALLLELWRRHGFGVLLVTHDVDEALALADRVLVLENGRVIHALTIDHPRASHNERYRAELLGQLGVPPR from the coding sequence GTGACAGCTACTTTGACAGCCAGTCGGGAGGACACCGATGTCGCCGGACAGCTGCGTCACGTCGACAAGTGGTACGGCAACCGTCATGTACTCGTCGACGTCTCATTGCAGATCAGACGAGGCGAGATCGTTGCCCTTGTCGGGCGCAGTGGCTCGGGCAAGTCCACACTGCTGCGGGTGCTGGCCGGGCTGTCGACGGATCACACCGGCGAACGTATGACCGCCGGCGCGCCGGCGCTGGCGTTCCAGGAGCCGCGACTGTTTCCCTGGCGCGACGTGCGCACCAACGTCGGCTACGGGCTCACCCGGACCCGGCTGTCTGCGCCGCAGATTCGACAGCGCGCCGAGCGGGCACTTGCCGACGTCGGGCTCGCCGACCGCGCGGATGCATGGCCGCTGACACTCTCGGGCGGTCAGGCGCAACGGGTTTCGTTGGCCCGGGCACTGGTGGCCGAGCCACAGCTGTTGCTGCTCGACGAACCATTCGGTGCGCTCGATGCATTGACTCGGCTGACCATGCACGCCTTGCTCTTGGAGCTGTGGCGCCGTCACGGGTTTGGTGTCCTGTTGGTCACCCACGACGTCGACGAAGCCCTGGCGCTCGCCGATCGCGTGTTGGTCCTCGAGAACGGCCGGGTGATTCATGCATTGACCATCGACCATCCCCGCGCGTCGCATAACGAGCGGTATCGCGCCGAACTGCTTGGCCAGTTGGGGGTGCCGCCGCGGTGA